One Natator depressus isolate rNatDep1 chromosome 6, rNatDep2.hap1, whole genome shotgun sequence DNA window includes the following coding sequences:
- the PAQR4 gene encoding progestin and adipoQ receptor family member 4, producing MAYLGGPRLLDWASSPPHLQFNRFVLTGYRPASSGSGCLRSLFYLHNELGNIYTHGIPLLGFVFLLPLSIPWARISVGWLAVVHYLACVVPQLGSVLYHLFMNHEGGPAVYHTLLTLDMCGVCMVNTLGALPIIYCTLACSPLPRTAALLAYTALSSYAIICAVTAHSNVRRLRSFAWQALFRFFFFYLRWVGLGTGHPSSLRSYLIMDGLALLGGVINISRVPERWQPGCFDYWFNSHQIMHVLVVVSILYLHWGVVADLLWVTSYACPQD from the exons ATGGCCTACCTGggggggccccggctgctggactgggccagctcccccccccacctgcagtTCAACCGCTTCGTGCTGACGGGCTACCGGCCGGCGAGCTCGGGCTCGGGCTGCCTGCGGAGCCTCTTCTACCTGCACAACGAGCTGGGCAACATCTACACGCACG GAATCCCCCTGTTGGGCTTCGTCTTCCTGCTGCCCCTGTCCATCCCGTGGGCGCGGATCTCGGTGGGCTGGCTGGCCGTGGTGCACTACCTGGCCTGCGTGGTGCCCCAGCTGGGCAGTGTACTCTACCATCTCTTCATGAATCACGAGGGGGGGCCAGCCGTCTACCACACCCTGCTGACCCTCGACATGTGCGGGGTCTGCATGGTCAACACACTgg GTGCCCTTCCCATCATCTACTGCACCCTGGCCTGCTCCCCGCTTCCCCGCACCGCCGCCCTGCTGGCCTACACGGCGCTGTCCAGCTACGCCATCATCTGCGCAGTGACGGCCCACTCCAACGTGCGGCGCCTGCGCTCCTTCGCCTGGCAGGCCCTCTTccgcttcttcttcttctacctGCGCTGGGTGGGCCTGGGCACAGGCCACCCCTCCTCGCTGCGCTCGTACCTCATCATGGACGGCCTGGCCCTGCTGGGGGGCGTCATCAACATCTCCCGCGTGCCTGAGCGCTGGCAACCTGGCTGCTTCGACTACTGGTTCAACAGCCACCAGATCATGCACGTGCTGGTGGTGGTC